A section of the Salmo salar chromosome ssa05, Ssal_v3.1, whole genome shotgun sequence genome encodes:
- the LOC106605413 gene encoding C-C chemokine receptor type 4, with translation MNTTEATSTDDYYGYDSPCSTGTSLTQGSNYQPILFYLVFTLGMTGNSLVLWVLLKYMKLKTMTDICLLNLALSDLLLALSLPLWAYHAQGHEFEGDSPCKIMAGVYQVGFYSSILFVTLMSVDRYLAIVHAVAAMRARTLRYGTLASIIVWVASISAALPEAIFVAVVRENDESSGTSCQRIYPEDTEKTWKLLRNFGENGVGLLLCLPIMVFCYISILTVLQRLRNSKKDRAMKLIFAIVGVFVVSWVPYNVVVFLQTLQMFDIGNSCEASTQLDAAMEVTETIALAHCCVNPVIYAFVGEKFRKCLGTVLSRYPLCKKLSKHAMVSSRGSENETSNTPV, from the coding sequence ATGAACACAACCGAGGCCACCAGCACAGACGATTACTATGGCTATGACAGCCCCTGTAGCACTGGCACCAGTCTAACCCAAGGGTCCAACTACCAGCCCATTCTCTTCTACCTGGTGTTCACCCTGGGTATGACAGGCAACAGTCTGGTGCTCTGGGTCCTCCTCAAGTACATGAAACTGAAGACCATGACAGACATCTGTCTGCTGAACCTAGCCCTATCTGACCTGCTCCttgccctctctctgcctctctgggcCTACCACGCCCAGGGTCATGAGTTTGAAGGGGACAGTCCGTGTAAGATCATGGCTGGTGTCTACCAGGTGGGGTTCTACAGCAGCATCCTGTTTGTGACCCTGATGAGTGTGGATCGCTACCTGGCCATCGTTCACGCCGTGGCCGCCATGAGGGCCAGGACGCTGCGCTATGGAACGCTGGCGAGCATCATCGTCTGGGTAGCGTCCATCAGCGCTGCTCTCCCTGAGGCCATCTTCGTAGCGGTGGTTAGGGAGAATGACGAGAGCAGTGGTACAAGTTGCCAGCGGATTTACCCAGAGGACACAGAGAAGACATGGAAGTTGTTGAGGAACTTTGGGGAAAACGGAGTGGGGCTCCTCCTATGTCTGCCCATAATGGTTTTTTGTTACATCAGTATTCTCACTGTACTACAGAGGTTAAGGAACTCCAAAAAAGACAGGGCCATGAAACTGATATTCGCCATCGTGGGTGTGTTTGTAGTCTCCTGGGTCCCTTACAATGTTGTGGTTTTCCTCCAGACCCTTCAGatgtttgacattgggaatagCTGTGAGGCTTCAACACAGCTCGATGCAGCTATGGAGGTGACAGAAACGATAGCGCTGGCTCACTGCTGTGTCAACCCAGTCATTTATGCTTTTGTAGGAGAGAAATTCAGAAAGTGTTTGGGCACTGTGCTCTCTAGATATCCGCTGTGTAAAAAGCTCAGCAAACATGCAATGGTGAGCAGCAGAGGATCAGAAAACGAGACTTCTAACACACCTGTGTGA
- the LOC106605412 gene encoding C-C chemokine receptor type 5, with protein sequence MNTTGYPVHTTEGGNTTTIPFSSVSVENGNSSSYAYENSYSYAYGTHFADAFEVTTYDYSDYDDGICEYKPHGASFLPVLYSLFFILGFLGNVLVLWVILLGVKLCSMTDVCLLNLALADLLLVCTLPFLAHHATDQWVFGDIMCKVVLSAYHIGFYSGIFFITLMSVDRYLAIVHAVYAMRARTRKYGAIAAVVTWLAGFLASFPEALFLKVEKHNEKENCRPVYDGHAWGIFGLFKMNTLGLLIPLVIMGFCYTQIVKRLLSCPSSKKQAIRLILIVVVVFFCCWTPYNMTAFFKALELSEVYSSCESSKAIRLTLQITEAMAYSHSWLNPILYVFVGQKFRRPLIRLINKAPCRMCQFMKNYLPWDFRASRTGSVYSQTTSMDERSTAV encoded by the exons ATGAATACCACTGGATATCCTGTTCACACCACGGAAGG GGGGAACACCACAACCATTCCCTTCAGCTCTGTGAGTGTTGAGAATGGGAATTCATCCAGTTATGCATATGAGAACTCATACAGTTATGCATATGG CACACATTTTGCAGACGCATTTGAAGTAACCACATACGACTATAGTGACTATGACGATGGCATTTGCGAGTACAAGCCACATGGAGCCAGCTTCCTGCCAGTGCTGTACTCTCTCTTCTTCATCCTGGGGTTTCTGGGGAACGTTCTGGTCTTGTGGGTCATCCTGCTGGGGGTGAAACTATGCAGCATGACCGATGTGTGTCTCCTGAACCTGGCCTTGGCTGACCTGCTCCTGGTCTGCACCTTGCCTTTCCTGGCCCACCACGCTACAGATCAGTGGGTGTTTGGTGACATCATGTGCAAAGTGGTCCTCAGCGCCTACCACATTGGCTTCTACAGTGGCATCTTCTTCATCACCCTGATGAGTGTGGACAGGTACCTGGCCATAGTCCATGCTGTGTACGCCATGAGAGCCAGAACACGGAAGTACGGGGCCATCGCTGCCGTCGTGACCTGGCTGGCTGGATTCCTGGCCTCGTTTCCTGAGGCACTGTTTCTTAAAGTGGAGAAACACAACGAGAAAGAAAATTGTCGCCCTGTCTATGATGGACACGCTTGGGGAATTTTTGGCCTTTTCAAAATGAACACACTTGGTCTGCTAATCCCCCTCGTCATCATGGGGTTCTGCTACACACAGATAGTGAAAAGGCTGCTCAGTTGTCCATCCTCCAAAAAGCAGGCCATCAGACTCATTCTCATTGTGGTTGTGGTGTTTTTCTGCTGCTGGACTCCGTACAACATGACGGCATTTTTCAAGGCCTTGGAGTTAAGTGAGGTCTACTCAAGCTGTGAGAGTAGCAAAGCCATCAGACTCACTCTACAGATCACAGAGGCCATGGCCTACTCCCATAGCTGGCTGAATCCCATCCTCTATGTGTTTGTGGGGCAGAAGTTTAGAAGGCCTCTCATAAGACTGATTAACAAGGCTCCCTGCAGGATGTGTCAGTTCATGAAGAACTACCTGCCCTGGGACTTCAGAGCCTCGAGGACCGGATCTGTCTACTCACAGACCACTAGCATGGATGAGAGGTCTACTGCCGTGTGA